From the genome of Triticum aestivum cultivar Chinese Spring chromosome 3B, IWGSC CS RefSeq v2.1, whole genome shotgun sequence, one region includes:
- the LOC123065860 gene encoding uncharacterized protein — translation MPPSAGEVARPQSPLRAMMPQSPLRIKQGGKFYERLLTKESSGANPSFRYYGSEPGSVPFVWESEPGTPRDASRMVGGALPAITPPPSYLLRHHGGVNVSRRGTAKGKKKQYRFKRTIKVGFITDMFRRLSVGKACWWRPGPSPAQVSSSSR, via the coding sequence ATGCCTCCGAgcgccggcgaggtggcgcggcCGCAGAGCCCACTCCGCGCCATGATGCCGCAGAGCCCGCTCCGGATCAAGCAGGGCGGCAAGTTCTACGAGCGGCTGCTCACCAAGGAGAGCTCGGGGGCCAACCCGTCGTTCCGGTACTACGGGTCCGAGCCGGGCTCGGTGCCGTTCGTCTGGGAGTCGGAGCCCGGCACGCCCAGGGACGCCTCGCGGATGGTCGGCGGCGCGCTCCCGGCCATCACCCCGCCCCCGTCCTACCTGCTCCGCCACCACGGCGGCGTCAACGTGTCCCGTCGCGGCACGGCCAAGGGCAAGAAGAAGCAGTACAGGTTCAAGCGGACGATCAAGGTCGGCTTCATCACCGACATGTTCCGCAGGCTCAGCGTCGGCAAGGCGTGCTGGTGGCGGCCGGGGCCGTCGCCGGCCCAGGTGTCGTCGTCCAGCCGGTAG